One genomic region from Rhizobium rosettiformans encodes:
- a CDS encoding alpha/beta fold hydrolase — MKNDLINQHVLVNSYRIAAGTHGSGEPVVMLHGTPSSSLIWRNVAPHLLQDGFRIHLFDLLGFGLSERPQASDVDTSMSGQVAVLEAMLEHWRLDRFHLVAHDIGGGIAQRFGVFNPGRLKSLTMIDVVSFDSYPSRRTRQQMEQGLDALIKAPDAAHRAHFRDWLLSAVHHKQRFKDGPLQTYLDYISGPIGQASLFQHQVRHYDPVHTLEVAERLHELGQIPVQLIWGADDAWQVPDWAHKLQVAIPGAKLTILDDCGHFAPEDQPDKISELIRQSINAGSV, encoded by the coding sequence ATGAAAAATGATCTGATCAACCAACATGTCCTCGTGAACAGCTATCGCATTGCAGCCGGCACCCATGGCAGCGGTGAACCGGTTGTCATGCTGCACGGAACGCCGTCTTCATCGCTCATCTGGCGTAACGTTGCACCACATCTTCTCCAAGACGGGTTCAGGATCCACCTGTTCGACCTTCTTGGCTTCGGGCTCTCCGAGCGCCCCCAGGCGTCCGATGTGGACACGTCGATGTCTGGGCAAGTGGCGGTTCTTGAAGCGATGCTGGAGCACTGGCGTCTGGATCGTTTTCATCTAGTGGCTCACGACATCGGAGGCGGGATAGCGCAGCGGTTCGGCGTCTTCAATCCGGGTCGATTGAAGTCACTGACGATGATCGATGTGGTCAGTTTCGACAGCTATCCTTCTCGAAGGACAAGACAGCAGATGGAGCAGGGTCTCGACGCATTGATCAAGGCACCGGATGCCGCCCATCGTGCTCATTTTCGCGACTGGTTGCTGAGCGCGGTCCACCACAAGCAGCGCTTCAAAGACGGTCCGCTCCAAACTTATCTCGACTACATCTCAGGTCCCATTGGCCAGGCGAGCCTCTTTCAGCACCAGGTCAGGCACTACGATCCTGTCCATACGCTTGAGGTTGCCGAGAGGCTTCACGAACTGGGCCAGATTCCGGTACAATTGATCTGGGGTGCTGATGATGCCTGGCAGGTACCGGATTGGGCGCATAAGCTTCAGGTGGCGATCCCAGGCGCAAAGCTGACCATACTCGACGACTGCGGGCATTTTGCGCCCGAGGATCAGCCGGACAAAATCTCCGAGCTGATCCGGCAATCGATCAATGCCGGTTCCGTTTAA
- a CDS encoding FitA-like ribbon-helix-helix domain-containing protein, whose amino-acid sequence MPAVTIRNLSDETHRALRVRAAHHGRSTEAEIRDILEAAVRPSQRIKLGSLLVDIGREADLSDSDVEALQERDNTPAEPMTFE is encoded by the coding sequence ATGCCGGCAGTTACCATTCGGAATCTTTCTGATGAAACCCACCGCGCTTTGCGTGTGAGAGCAGCTCATCATGGCCGGAGCACTGAGGCGGAAATTCGCGATATTCTTGAGGCCGCTGTTCGCCCGTCTCAACGCATAAAGCTCGGGTCATTGCTTGTGGACATTGGTCGGGAGGCCGACCTGTCAGACAGTGATGTTGAAGCTCTGCAAGAGCGCGACAATACGCCAGCTGAACCGATGACTTTCGAATGA
- a CDS encoding Rrf2 family transcriptional regulator — protein MNRDTRLSDVLHVLLHMAQVKEPRTSEVLARSMGTNPAVFRRTMAGLRRAGHVISGKGHGGGWQLARPLEEITLLAVYEALERPTLFAIGSRGRHPECRIEDGVNSALAETMRQAESLLLQRFGQVTLDQLMPSQARALSQTCSSALPAAPRGD, from the coding sequence ATGAATAGGGATACGAGACTATCTGACGTATTACATGTGCTCTTGCACATGGCGCAAGTAAAGGAGCCGCGGACATCGGAGGTTCTGGCACGAAGCATGGGTACCAACCCGGCCGTGTTCCGTCGGACGATGGCGGGCTTGCGTCGCGCGGGCCACGTCATCTCGGGCAAGGGCCACGGCGGGGGCTGGCAACTCGCGCGGCCCCTTGAGGAGATCACGCTTCTAGCCGTTTATGAAGCGCTGGAGCGGCCGACACTCTTTGCTATTGGCTCACGCGGCAGGCATCCGGAATGCAGGATCGAAGACGGCGTAAATTCAGCCCTGGCGGAGACGATGCGGCAGGCGGAAAGCCTGCTGTTGCAGCGATTTGGCCAGGTGACGTTGGATCAACTGATGCCGTCGCAGGCAAGGGCATTATCGCAGACTTGCAGCAGTGCCTTACCCGCCGCGCCGCGTGGTGACTGA
- a CDS encoding AraC family transcriptional regulator, translated as MVDPLSEMVELLQPEALRSKVVSGAGLWRVDRVENGQPFYCAMLEGSALLEVQKHAPITLKVGDFVLIPAACGFTMSDVAGVQNDNVDPLTVTMLPGETRHGNPQGIVNARILVGHFGFASPDADLLVRLLPQLVHVRNERRLTSLVQLATEEALTERPARAAVLARLLEVMLLEALRSVSGESAPPGVLRGLSDPRLATAIRLLHAEPTKDWTVDEMAREAALSRSVFFDRFRRTIGISPREYLITWRMSLAKNLLLRRGDLGLQEVAERVGYRSASALSTAFSRVVGIPPSAYAEQLANLSDLPHAREAGQVALRAEI; from the coding sequence ATGGTTGACCCCTTGTCTGAAATGGTCGAGCTCCTTCAACCGGAGGCACTGCGGTCGAAGGTCGTCAGTGGTGCTGGTCTCTGGCGAGTGGACCGAGTGGAGAACGGCCAGCCATTCTATTGCGCCATGCTCGAGGGCTCGGCTTTGCTGGAGGTTCAGAAGCATGCGCCGATCACCTTGAAGGTAGGAGACTTTGTCCTCATCCCCGCGGCTTGCGGGTTCACCATGTCGGACGTGGCCGGGGTTCAGAACGACAACGTTGATCCTCTCACCGTCACGATGCTTCCCGGGGAAACACGGCATGGCAATCCGCAAGGCATCGTCAACGCCCGGATCCTTGTTGGACATTTCGGTTTTGCTTCGCCGGATGCGGACTTGCTGGTCCGCCTCCTGCCTCAACTTGTCCATGTGAGGAATGAGCGACGGCTGACAAGCCTCGTTCAACTTGCGACAGAGGAAGCTTTGACAGAGCGGCCGGCGCGGGCCGCTGTCCTTGCCCGGCTGCTTGAGGTCATGCTCCTTGAAGCGTTGCGCTCGGTGAGCGGGGAGTCGGCCCCGCCTGGCGTCCTGCGCGGTCTCAGCGACCCGCGGCTTGCGACCGCGATCCGCCTGCTGCATGCCGAGCCAACTAAGGACTGGACAGTTGACGAAATGGCCCGCGAAGCCGCGCTCTCTCGATCGGTCTTCTTCGATCGATTTCGCCGGACGATCGGCATCTCACCCAGAGAATATCTGATTACATGGCGCATGAGCCTTGCAAAGAACCTTCTGCTGCGTCGAGGCGATCTGGGGCTTCAGGAAGTCGCTGAGCGGGTTGGCTATCGCTCTGCCAGCGCCCTTAGCACCGCCTTCAGTCGCGTTGTCGGCATCCCACCATCAGCTTATGCAGAGCAACTGGCGAACCTATCTGATTTGCCGCATGCTCGCGAAGCCGGGCAGGTAGCATTAAGAGCAGAAATCTAG
- a CDS encoding SDR family oxidoreductase: MTNLNGKIALVTGASSGIGAATAARLAEAGAKVGIAARRTDKLVDLKQQIEANGGDALVLQMDVVDPASVEAGVKTLIDAHGAIDILVNNAGLMPLSDIDQFKVDEWHRMVDVNVKGLLNTTAAVLPQMIKQHSGHVFNMSSIAGRKVFKGLSVYCATKHAVAAFSDGLRMEVGPKHNIRVTCIQPGAVATELYDHITDPDYRRQMDDLAGQMTFLQGTDIGDTIVFAAQAPAHVDVAELFVLPVEQGW, from the coding sequence ATGACAAATCTCAATGGAAAAATCGCACTCGTTACAGGCGCATCGAGCGGGATCGGTGCCGCCACTGCCGCCAGGCTCGCGGAAGCCGGGGCCAAAGTCGGCATTGCAGCTCGCCGCACGGACAAGCTTGTGGATCTCAAGCAGCAGATCGAAGCCAATGGGGGTGACGCCCTTGTCCTTCAAATGGACGTAGTCGACCCGGCCTCGGTCGAAGCCGGCGTCAAGACGCTCATCGATGCCCATGGTGCGATCGACATTCTCGTCAACAATGCCGGCCTGATGCCGCTTTCCGATATCGACCAGTTCAAGGTCGATGAGTGGCACCGGATGGTGGATGTGAACGTGAAGGGTCTCCTTAACACGACTGCCGCCGTACTGCCGCAGATGATCAAGCAGCATTCGGGCCATGTCTTCAACATGTCCTCGATCGCCGGCCGCAAGGTCTTCAAGGGTCTTTCGGTCTATTGCGCCACCAAACATGCCGTCGCCGCCTTTTCGGACGGTCTGCGGATGGAAGTGGGCCCCAAACACAATATCCGGGTCACTTGCATCCAGCCGGGTGCTGTCGCTACCGAGCTCTACGATCACATCACCGATCCCGACTACCGCCGGCAGATGGATGATCTCGCCGGCCAGATGACCTTCCTCCAGGGAACGGACATCGGCGACACGATCGTCTTTGCCGCGCAGGCGCCAGCGCATGTGGATGTGGCCGAGCTCTTCGTCCTGCCAGTGGAACAGGGCTGGTAA
- a CDS encoding mobile mystery protein A, with protein sequence MKSDTRKRARRRLDERLQALQPVDRFRAPPKGWIRALRDAFGMTGAQLGTRIGVRPQTVESIEKSEAAGTIQLKTLRRAAEALDCTLVYALVPNSSLEAVVEARARKIATRELQRVAHTMRLEAQGTDHADFESRIQAYILDRLSERDLWNEV encoded by the coding sequence ATGAAAAGCGATACTCGCAAAAGAGCACGGCGACGGCTTGACGAAAGACTTCAGGCGCTCCAACCAGTTGATCGATTTAGGGCGCCGCCGAAGGGATGGATACGAGCGCTGCGCGATGCCTTCGGCATGACGGGTGCGCAGCTGGGCACGCGCATTGGAGTCCGGCCGCAAACAGTTGAATCAATCGAAAAGTCGGAAGCAGCTGGGACAATCCAACTCAAGACCCTGCGCCGCGCTGCCGAGGCACTGGATTGCACGCTCGTCTATGCCCTCGTTCCAAACAGCTCACTTGAAGCCGTTGTCGAGGCGCGGGCGCGCAAGATCGCAACACGCGAACTCCAGCGCGTCGCGCACACGATGCGTTTGGAAGCACAAGGCACGGACCATGCGGATTTCGAATCTCGTATCCAGGCATACATCCTCGACAGGCTATCTGAGCGCGATCTCTGGAACGAAGTATGA
- a CDS encoding SDR family oxidoreductase, protein MKTVLITGSSSGFGLEIARHFLAHHWKVVATMRKPDPALLPVSPHLSILPLDVTSEESVAGAVEAAGPIDVLVNNAGIGWMNAFEGTPMDLAKELFETNTIGLMRMTQAVLPHMRENGGGVVINISSSVTLRSLPLLSVYTATKAAVNAFGASLSIELEPFGIRVRTILPGSAPTTSFGSSARAQIEAKGGFHPAYADFVSAVFASHQENQGPKTQTSDVVEAVWRAATDKDCPAVQPAGADAVAWAG, encoded by the coding sequence ATGAAAACTGTTCTTATCACTGGCTCGTCCTCAGGCTTTGGGCTGGAAATTGCCCGGCATTTTCTTGCCCACCACTGGAAGGTCGTCGCCACCATGCGCAAGCCAGATCCGGCTCTGCTCCCTGTCTCACCGCACCTCAGCATCCTCCCGCTCGATGTAACGAGCGAGGAAAGTGTCGCCGGCGCCGTCGAGGCTGCCGGCCCGATCGACGTGCTTGTCAACAATGCCGGGATTGGCTGGATGAATGCGTTCGAAGGCACCCCCATGGACCTCGCAAAGGAGCTCTTTGAAACCAACACCATTGGCCTGATGCGGATGACCCAGGCGGTTTTGCCGCACATGCGCGAAAACGGCGGCGGCGTCGTCATCAATATCAGTTCATCGGTGACCCTGCGCTCGCTTCCTCTCCTGTCGGTCTACACCGCGACCAAGGCCGCCGTGAACGCCTTTGGCGCGTCGCTTTCGATTGAACTCGAGCCCTTCGGCATCAGGGTGAGAACCATTTTGCCCGGATCTGCACCGACAACCAGCTTCGGATCGTCTGCACGAGCCCAGATTGAGGCCAAGGGAGGATTTCATCCCGCCTATGCAGACTTTGTCAGCGCCGTGTTCGCCAGCCATCAGGAAAACCAGGGACCAAAAACGCAGACTTCTGACGTGGTGGAAGCGGTCTGGCGTGCAGCGACAGACAAGGATTGCCCGGCCGTTCAGCCCGCCGGTGCAGATGCGGTCGCTTGGGCAGGCTGA
- a CDS encoding helix-turn-helix domain-containing protein: MIDSSGLDVHPDPRPPSREVDESVLSPDHTPLAPNVPFRTSSRGLEQFIAGRTLLSGDSLAWSDLFVQVYSRRQNQEPFLVPAVAEPLVVWVMSGEAMVEERDLDGEWQGAHVTVGDFFLTRTDRPYEMRWRVLGPDPFQVMHLYMSVPLFDRVAVDVLGCARVPRLRDVSGGQDPRLAHFLALIHAELNAEDRGSQLYVEGLAQSLAVHLIRNYASNDEEGDRQTALPGYKLRRAMAHIEEHLAEPFNLAELAEKAGMSAFHFSRLFKKATGMSPSRHFIRQRMVRAQQLLQETDLSIIRVGIAVGYSSPSHFAQVFRRETGILPSRYRRN, translated from the coding sequence ATGATCGACTCAAGTGGATTAGATGTTCATCCGGACCCCCGTCCGCCTTCGCGAGAGGTTGATGAGAGTGTTTTGTCGCCCGATCATACGCCGTTGGCACCTAATGTCCCTTTTCGCACCTCATCGCGTGGGCTGGAACAGTTCATAGCTGGCCGAACCTTGTTGAGCGGAGACAGCCTGGCCTGGAGTGACCTCTTTGTTCAGGTCTACTCGCGCCGCCAGAACCAGGAGCCGTTCTTGGTGCCGGCCGTCGCTGAACCGCTTGTGGTCTGGGTCATGTCGGGCGAGGCCATGGTTGAGGAGCGAGATCTCGATGGGGAATGGCAAGGAGCCCATGTGACAGTCGGCGATTTCTTTTTGACCCGGACTGACCGGCCCTACGAGATGCGGTGGCGCGTCCTCGGGCCTGATCCGTTTCAGGTGATGCATCTTTATATGTCGGTGCCACTCTTCGATCGGGTGGCCGTCGACGTTCTTGGCTGTGCTAGGGTTCCGCGCCTGCGAGACGTGTCTGGAGGACAAGATCCGCGACTTGCGCACTTTCTGGCTTTGATCCACGCGGAACTGAATGCGGAAGACAGGGGAAGCCAGTTGTATGTCGAAGGGCTTGCCCAAAGTCTCGCGGTTCACCTGATCCGGAACTATGCTTCAAATGACGAGGAAGGCGACCGACAGACGGCTTTGCCCGGATACAAGCTGCGGCGCGCCATGGCGCATATCGAGGAGCATCTGGCAGAGCCCTTCAACCTGGCTGAGCTGGCAGAGAAGGCTGGCATGAGCGCGTTTCATTTCAGTCGCCTGTTCAAGAAGGCAACGGGAATGTCACCGTCTCGCCATTTCATCCGTCAACGGATGGTCCGCGCGCAGCAGCTGTTGCAGGAAACGGATCTCAGCATCATCCGGGTTGGAATTGCTGTCGGGTATTCAAGCCCGAGCCATTTCGCCCAGGTCTTCAGGCGTGAGACCGGGATCTTGCCGAGCCGTTATCGCAGAAACTGA
- a CDS encoding class I SAM-dependent methyltransferase, producing the protein MNDRSSSFLDPATVRDYVRETPRKVPGLADLHKMATLLLAEQAPGAADVLVVGAGGGLEISAMAEMRPDWQFTGVDPSPAMLDIARQTTARCAARTHLVTGTTADAPAGPYDGAICLLTLHFLEWHERLDALQEIGKRLKPGGVFVAAHHTIVEGQAEAWLARSATFAAGPNANSSQTAASAKAMAERLPLLSQDREEACFLEAGFRQPSLFYAAFSFRGWVMTV; encoded by the coding sequence ATGAACGACAGGTCCAGTTCATTCCTCGATCCGGCAACCGTGAGAGACTATGTTCGCGAGACGCCGCGCAAGGTGCCAGGGCTTGCAGACCTTCATAAAATGGCGACGCTGCTTCTTGCGGAACAGGCGCCGGGCGCCGCTGATGTACTCGTCGTCGGCGCCGGTGGCGGGTTGGAGATCAGTGCCATGGCGGAGATGCGGCCGGATTGGCAATTTACCGGCGTCGATCCCTCGCCTGCCATGCTCGACATCGCCCGCCAAACCACAGCGCGTTGCGCCGCGCGAACGCATCTCGTTACCGGCACGACAGCGGATGCCCCTGCTGGTCCCTACGATGGGGCGATTTGCCTGCTGACGCTGCACTTCCTCGAATGGCACGAGCGGCTGGATGCTCTCCAGGAGATCGGGAAGCGTCTTAAACCAGGCGGCGTTTTTGTAGCCGCTCATCACACTATTGTGGAGGGGCAGGCGGAGGCTTGGCTGGCGAGATCTGCGACGTTTGCCGCAGGCCCGAACGCCAATTCTAGCCAGACCGCAGCCTCTGCTAAGGCGATGGCCGAGCGGCTGCCGCTGCTTTCGCAGGACCGGGAAGAAGCGTGCTTTCTCGAAGCCGGCTTCCGGCAGCCAAGCCTGTTCTACGCCGCTTTTTCGTTCCGCGGCTGGGTCATGACCGTCTGA
- a CDS encoding SDR family oxidoreductase — MTNLENKVILITGASSGIGEATARTLAAAGATVAIGARRTNRLEELADEIVASGGKTIFRSLDVTSRDSFQSFADAAVKAFGRIDVIINNAGIMPLSPMASLKVEEWDRMIDVNIRGVLYGIAAVLPVMKQQGYGQIINVSSIGGLAVSPTAAVYCATKYAVRAISDGLRQENEKLRVTCVYPGVVESELAESITDPVAAEAMQSYRQIALKPEAIAKAILHVIGQPVDVDTSEIVVRPTASA, encoded by the coding sequence ATGACGAACCTCGAAAACAAGGTCATCCTGATCACCGGAGCTAGCAGCGGGATCGGCGAAGCGACCGCGCGGACGCTTGCCGCTGCCGGCGCCACCGTTGCTATTGGTGCACGGCGAACAAATCGTCTCGAAGAGCTTGCTGACGAAATCGTTGCCTCCGGAGGAAAGACCATTTTCCGAAGCCTTGACGTTACTTCGCGTGACAGCTTCCAAAGCTTCGCCGACGCGGCCGTAAAGGCCTTTGGACGGATCGATGTCATCATCAACAATGCGGGCATCATGCCGCTGTCACCCATGGCCTCTTTAAAGGTCGAAGAATGGGACCGGATGATTGACGTCAATATTAGGGGGGTGCTGTACGGCATCGCCGCCGTCCTGCCCGTGATGAAACAGCAGGGATACGGACAGATCATCAATGTCTCATCAATCGGGGGACTTGCAGTGTCTCCGACCGCCGCAGTCTACTGCGCCACGAAATATGCAGTGCGGGCAATCTCAGATGGATTGCGCCAGGAGAACGAAAAGCTCCGCGTCACCTGCGTCTACCCTGGTGTCGTGGAGTCCGAGCTGGCCGAAAGCATCACAGATCCGGTCGCAGCCGAAGCCATGCAGAGCTATCGCCAAATAGCATTGAAGCCTGAAGCAATCGCAAAGGCCATCTTGCACGTCATCGGCCAGCCCGTCGATGTCGATACCAGCGAGATCGTGGTTCGCCCCACGGCAAGTGCCTGA
- a CDS encoding flavin reductase family protein produces the protein MNELPASQAFRLLEPGPIVMVSTHDNGKSNVMTMGFHMMIQHDPPLIGCVIGPWDHSYHALCRTGECVIAVPGLDLAETVVDVGNCSGADVDKFERFGLKTRSAEQVSAPLLEDCLANIECVVVDDRLLDPYNLFILEAKRIWVNESRTERRTLHHCGDGIFAVDNGTLDLKHRMVKWRHLP, from the coding sequence ATGAACGAACTACCCGCATCGCAGGCCTTTCGCCTGCTCGAACCCGGCCCGATCGTGATGGTGTCGACACACGATAACGGCAAGTCTAACGTCATGACGATGGGGTTCCACATGATGATCCAGCACGATCCGCCGCTTATCGGTTGTGTGATCGGCCCCTGGGATCACAGCTATCACGCGCTTTGCAGGACCGGTGAATGCGTGATCGCCGTGCCCGGACTGGATCTGGCCGAAACTGTTGTCGATGTCGGAAACTGCTCCGGCGCTGATGTCGACAAGTTCGAAAGGTTTGGCCTGAAGACTAGGTCTGCGGAGCAGGTCTCCGCTCCGCTTCTCGAAGATTGCCTGGCTAACATCGAATGCGTGGTCGTCGATGACAGGCTGCTCGATCCCTACAACCTGTTCATCCTCGAGGCGAAGAGGATCTGGGTCAACGAGAGCCGAACAGAACGCCGGACCCTGCACCATTGTGGTGACGGAATCTTCGCCGTCGACAACGGCACGCTCGACCTCAAACACCGCATGGTCAAGTGGCGTCATCTGCCGTGA